In Mangifera indica cultivar Alphonso chromosome 1, CATAS_Mindica_2.1, whole genome shotgun sequence, a single genomic region encodes these proteins:
- the LOC123218321 gene encoding phosphatidylinositol/phosphatidylcholine transfer protein SFH13-like isoform X2, protein MSEGLEVLGTNDEIRERRSDFENSEDERRRSKIGNLKKKAINASNKFTHSLKKRGKKKIDYRVPSVSIEDVRDAREESAVLELHQKLIERDLLPPQHDDYHTLLRFLKARDLNIEKTILMWEEMLIWRKGYGTDTILEDFEFEELDEILQYYPQGYHGIDREGRPVYIELLGKAHPSRLMRITTVDRYLKYHVQEFEKALLEKFPACSVAAKRRICTTTTILDVQGLGIKNFTRTAANLLSTITKIDNNYYPETLYRMYIVNAGPGFKKMLWPAAQKFLDAKTVAKIQVLEPKSLGKLLEVIDSSQLPDFLGGSCTCSAEGGCLRSNKGPWNEPDIMKIVKNAGPAFVRQITRVSSEQQKFHSYTRSHSLKGRTSDTSTAESGSDIDDPFSASGRRSSTMSRLAPVHEEDQLLKYKDAGEICCVTISNSEGTPVICLFNNEKEKVERRNIQSVTKMLLSFVVKLVAFCCSLQLLWRRQNDIHPSSILENNTNSDPPAVEAVHEEDLVLPCIERLQKLEKVFEELSNKPPAIPLEKEQMLMESLQRIKSVESDLEKTKKVLHATVVKQHEIAELLDNLWESKFRQRRLFC, encoded by the exons ATGTCAG AAGGGCTAGAAGTTCTTGGGACCAATGATGAAATTAGAGAGAGAAGATCTGATTTTGAGAACTCGGAAGATGAGAGACGACGATCGAAGATTGGCAATCTGAAGAAGAAGGCTATAAATGCTTCAAACAAGTTCACTCATTCTCTAAAGAAAcggggaaaaaagaaaattgattacAGGGTTCCTTCTGTTTCCATAGAGGATGTACGTGATGCAAGAGAGGAGAGTGCTGTCCTTGAATTGCATCAAAAACTCATTGAAAGGGATTTGTTGCCTCCCCAGCATGATGACTACCATACTTTGTTGAG ATTTTTGAAAGCTAGAGACCTAAACATCGAAAAAACAATTCTCATGTGGGAGGAAATGCTTATTTGGAGGAAAGGATATGGAACAGACACCATATTGGAG GATTTTGAGTTTGAAGAGCTGGATGAAATCTTGCAATATTACCCTCAAGGATACCATGGAATTGATAGAGAAGGACGGCCGGTTTACATTGAGTTGCTTGGAAAAGCTCATCCAAGTAGGCTTATGCGTATCACCACTGTTGATCGGTATTTGAAGTACCATGTCCAAGAATTTGAGAAAGCTTTACTGGAAAAATTCCCCGCTTGTTCAGTTGCAGCAAAGAGAAGGATCTGTACAACAACTACAATATTGGATGTGCAAGGCTTG GGAATTAAGAATTTTACTCGGACTGCAGCAAATCTCTTGTCCACCATAACAAAAATAGACAACAATTACTACCCCGAG ACTTTATATCGCATGTACATTGTCAATGCTGGTCCTGGCTTCAAAAAGATGCTTTGGCCCGCCGCACAAAAGTTTCTTGATGCAAAGACTGTTGCTAAGATACAG GTTCTAGAGCCCAAATCTCTGGGGAAACTACTTGAGGTCATTGACTCAAG TCAACTGCCAGACTTCTTGGGCGGTTCATGCACTTGTTCTGCAGAAGGAGGGTGTCTTAGATCTAATAAGGGTCCTTGGAATGAGCCTGACATAATGAAA ATTGTAAAAAATGCTGGACCGGCCTTTGTGAGGCAGATAACTCGAGTTTCAAGCGAACAGCAGAAATTTCACTCCTATACTCGTTCACACTCGCTGAAG gGAAGAACTAGTGACACATCAACAGCAGAATCAGGGTCAGATATTGATGATCCTTTTTCTGCAAGTGGGCGAAGGAGTTCTACAATGTCTCGTTTAGCTCCTGTTCATGAAGAA GATCAATTGCTTAAATACAAAGATGCAGGAGAAATTTGTTGTGTGACAATATCAAATTCAGAAG GGACTCCAGTTATCTGTTTGTTCAACAACGAGAAGGAAAAAGTTGAGAGAAGAAATATTCAGTCTGTGACAAAAATGCTACTATCCTTTGTGGTCAAACTAGTTGCTTTTTGTTGTAGTCTGCAGCTACTGTGGAGAAGGCAGAATGACATTCATCCATCTAGTATTTTGGAAAACAACACAAATAGCGATCCACCAGCTGTTGAAGCTGTGCATGAGGAAGACTTGGTCCTTCCTTGTATTGAGCGTCTTCAGAAACTGGAGAAAGTTTTTGAGGAACTTAGCAATAAGCCTCCTGCAATCCCTTTGGAGAAGGAACAAATGCTTATGGAGTCTCTGCAAAGGATCAAGTCTGTTGAATCTGACcttgagaaaacaaaaaag GTACTACATGCTACAGTGGTGAAGCAGCATGAGATTGCTGAACTTCTAGACAACTTATGGGAATCTAAATTTAGA CAAAGGAGACTGTTCTGTTGA
- the LOC123218321 gene encoding phosphatidylinositol/phosphatidylcholine transfer protein SFH13-like isoform X1, with translation MSEGLEVLGTNDEIRERRSDFENSEDERRRSKIGNLKKKAINASNKFTHSLKKRGKKKIDYRVPSVSIEDVRDAREESAVLELHQKLIERDLLPPQHDDYHTLLRFLKARDLNIEKTILMWEEMLIWRKGYGTDTILEDFEFEELDEILQYYPQGYHGIDREGRPVYIELLGKAHPSRLMRITTVDRYLKYHVQEFEKALLEKFPACSVAAKRRICTTTTILDVQGLGIKNFTRTAANLLSTITKIDNNYYPETLYRMYIVNAGPGFKKMLWPAAQKFLDAKTVAKIQVLEPKSLGKLLEVIDSSQLPDFLGGSCTCSAEGGCLRSNKGPWNEPDIMKIVKNAGPAFVRQITRVSSEQQKFHSYTRSHSLKGRTSDTSTAESGSDIDDPFSASGRRSSTMSRLAPVHEEVKDLNAYYSCDDNFTPFEKAVGTDRRVGHSQDQLLKYKDAGEICCVTISNSEGTPVICLFNNEKEKVERRNIQSVTKMLLSFVVKLVAFCCSLQLLWRRQNDIHPSSILENNTNSDPPAVEAVHEEDLVLPCIERLQKLEKVFEELSNKPPAIPLEKEQMLMESLQRIKSVESDLEKTKKVLHATVVKQHEIAELLDNLWESKFRQRRLFC, from the exons ATGTCAG AAGGGCTAGAAGTTCTTGGGACCAATGATGAAATTAGAGAGAGAAGATCTGATTTTGAGAACTCGGAAGATGAGAGACGACGATCGAAGATTGGCAATCTGAAGAAGAAGGCTATAAATGCTTCAAACAAGTTCACTCATTCTCTAAAGAAAcggggaaaaaagaaaattgattacAGGGTTCCTTCTGTTTCCATAGAGGATGTACGTGATGCAAGAGAGGAGAGTGCTGTCCTTGAATTGCATCAAAAACTCATTGAAAGGGATTTGTTGCCTCCCCAGCATGATGACTACCATACTTTGTTGAG ATTTTTGAAAGCTAGAGACCTAAACATCGAAAAAACAATTCTCATGTGGGAGGAAATGCTTATTTGGAGGAAAGGATATGGAACAGACACCATATTGGAG GATTTTGAGTTTGAAGAGCTGGATGAAATCTTGCAATATTACCCTCAAGGATACCATGGAATTGATAGAGAAGGACGGCCGGTTTACATTGAGTTGCTTGGAAAAGCTCATCCAAGTAGGCTTATGCGTATCACCACTGTTGATCGGTATTTGAAGTACCATGTCCAAGAATTTGAGAAAGCTTTACTGGAAAAATTCCCCGCTTGTTCAGTTGCAGCAAAGAGAAGGATCTGTACAACAACTACAATATTGGATGTGCAAGGCTTG GGAATTAAGAATTTTACTCGGACTGCAGCAAATCTCTTGTCCACCATAACAAAAATAGACAACAATTACTACCCCGAG ACTTTATATCGCATGTACATTGTCAATGCTGGTCCTGGCTTCAAAAAGATGCTTTGGCCCGCCGCACAAAAGTTTCTTGATGCAAAGACTGTTGCTAAGATACAG GTTCTAGAGCCCAAATCTCTGGGGAAACTACTTGAGGTCATTGACTCAAG TCAACTGCCAGACTTCTTGGGCGGTTCATGCACTTGTTCTGCAGAAGGAGGGTGTCTTAGATCTAATAAGGGTCCTTGGAATGAGCCTGACATAATGAAA ATTGTAAAAAATGCTGGACCGGCCTTTGTGAGGCAGATAACTCGAGTTTCAAGCGAACAGCAGAAATTTCACTCCTATACTCGTTCACACTCGCTGAAG gGAAGAACTAGTGACACATCAACAGCAGAATCAGGGTCAGATATTGATGATCCTTTTTCTGCAAGTGGGCGAAGGAGTTCTACAATGTCTCGTTTAGCTCCTGTTCATGAAGAA GTGAAAGATCTTAATGCCTACTACAGTTGTGATGATAATTTCACTCCTTTTGAGAAAGCTGTGGGAACTGATAGACGAGTGGGACATTCTCAGGATCAATTGCTTAAATACAAAGATGCAGGAGAAATTTGTTGTGTGACAATATCAAATTCAGAAG GGACTCCAGTTATCTGTTTGTTCAACAACGAGAAGGAAAAAGTTGAGAGAAGAAATATTCAGTCTGTGACAAAAATGCTACTATCCTTTGTGGTCAAACTAGTTGCTTTTTGTTGTAGTCTGCAGCTACTGTGGAGAAGGCAGAATGACATTCATCCATCTAGTATTTTGGAAAACAACACAAATAGCGATCCACCAGCTGTTGAAGCTGTGCATGAGGAAGACTTGGTCCTTCCTTGTATTGAGCGTCTTCAGAAACTGGAGAAAGTTTTTGAGGAACTTAGCAATAAGCCTCCTGCAATCCCTTTGGAGAAGGAACAAATGCTTATGGAGTCTCTGCAAAGGATCAAGTCTGTTGAATCTGACcttgagaaaacaaaaaag GTACTACATGCTACAGTGGTGAAGCAGCATGAGATTGCTGAACTTCTAGACAACTTATGGGAATCTAAATTTAGA CAAAGGAGACTGTTCTGTTGA
- the LOC123209813 gene encoding ubiquitin-conjugating enzyme E2 28-like encodes MASKRINKELKDLHKDPPASCSAGPVADDMFHWQATIMGPSDSPFSGGVFVVSIHFPPDYPFKPPKVAFRTKVFHPNINSNGSICLDILKEQWSPALTISKVLLSICSLLTDPNPDDPLVPEIAHMYKSDRAKYESTARSWTQKYAMG; translated from the exons ATGGCTTCAAAAAGGATCAACAAGGAGTTGAAGGACCTGCATAAGGACCCTCCTGCCTCATGCAGCGCTG GTCCGGTGGCTGATGACATGTTCCATTGGCAAGCAACAATTATGGGTCCATCAGACAGTCCATTTTCAGGGGGTGTCTTTGTTGTATCAATTCACTTCCCACCAGATTATCCATTCAAGCCACCTAAA GTTGCCTTCCGTACCAAGGTTTTCCACCCTAACATCAACAGCAATGGTAGCATCTGTCTTGACATTCTCAAAGAGCAATGGAGCCCAGCCTTGACAATATCCAAG GTTCTTCTTTCAATTTGTTCACTGCTTACTGATCCAAACCCTGATGATCCTCTTGTGCCTGAGATTGCCCATATGTACAAGTCAGACAGAGCCAAATATGAGAGTACTGCTCGATCCTGGACTCAGAAATATGCAATGGGTTAG
- the LOC123221871 gene encoding putative disease resistance RPP13-like protein 1, with product MAVGELFLSAFIQVLFDRLAPRELLQFALQDGVLSELENWKPKLHHIDALLIDAEQKQLTSRAEKLWLDDLRDLAYDAEDILDEFAFHALECRLMAENCRSRVQNMIPTCFTCLSPRAIRFKVSIKPKIEEINSRLDKLCEKRNLGLTAAICGSSSSAPYRRVTQTCVPNEPAVYGRDEDKARILEMMFRDEPSSAKFRVITIVGMGGIGKTTLAREVYNDKEVKDFNPKVWVSVSYDFDVLRISKAILESINLYPCSLMDLNPIQLALTEQVRDKKFLLLLDDVWSEADINEKWESLKSPFMVGALGSKIIVTTRHKSVASTMGNGECYNLELLSDHDCWAIFNKHAFQEKDIDPNGISDSVREKIVEKCRGLPLAAKTLGGLLRSEEIHKWKSILDEKLSDENNTILPVLRLSYSHLPFYLKRCFAYCAIFPKNYEFIEKHLIFLWMTQGLIQPSETNKNLEEIGGMYFHNLLSRSLFQKSGKDGSTVIMHDLVHDLALWVSQRTCLELNNKLDHREECVNMARYSSYTSSNYDGKHKFEVLSEAKRIRTFLPLRLYDDGTRYITSLVVYDILPKLKKLRMLSLATYNITKLPDSIGSLIHLRYLNLSQTKIRYLPESTSSLYNLQIFLLTDCCFLLKLPTKMRNLINLRHLDISGANLISEMPLGMKYLTRLQTLSNFIVGKGIGSGLEDLKYLKDLGEKLCISKLENSQCPRALILGDKDKLKVLVLEWSPDLDNSRDKAAEKYVLEMLQPHEKLEELTIKYYAGTEFPPWVGDCSLSSTPVELRVLRLESCKNCTSLPSLGLFTSLKELTIKDMAGIKQIGSEIYGEGSFQSLENLYFDDMEEWEHWDPIDQNETIQIFPRLQKLSIKNCPKLSRAPLNHLQSLEKLVIFNCLQLVASFLGSLPRLCELEIDGCKEMTCNSLTGSKSLKSMTLSDFSEFGNWLRLEPSTLTSLQSLCIPNCRALTSLPEGLKNFSHLECLENAGCDSLTSIVREQLPSSLKRFSVSDCMNLQCVFDSIADSSSSMSNESSLDYMSISNCPTLKCLSLEGQSFAELKTLEIWNCPLLISLSPRGELPAAIKHLQIWKCTEFTTLVRDKLPEMIEFLQIDRCPKLESIAGRFHNNLSLRFVRISNCKKLQSFPDGLQSLSGLHGIEINDCPSLVFFPQGGLPTSIFSVSIRNCEKLGALPGSMNKLNCLQELTIHKCPRIRSIPAESLPINLTSLSVENQNTSESSLVDWKLQRLRSLKHLSILGCSDAVCFPPEKMILPSSLIKLDIQNFQKLKDLFPQGFESLTCLEHLLIGECPLLASLPKGGLPSSLLQLRIFGCPVLEKRCRRNKGKDWSKISHIPFVEIDHKFIYEE from the coding sequence ATGGCGGTGGGAGAGCTCTTTCTCTCTGCATTCATTCAGGTGCTGTTTGACAGATTGGCACCCCGAGAGTTGCTGCAGTTTGCACTTCAAGATGGTGTACTTTCAGAGCTTGAAAACTGGAAACCGAAGTTGCATCATATTGATGCATTGCTTATTGATGCAGAGCAGAAGCAACTGACGTCCAGAGCTGAGAAATTGTGGCTTGATGATCTCCGAGATTTGGCTTATGATGCAGAGGACATTCTTGATGAGTTTGCCTTTCATGCTTTGGAATGTAGATTGATGGCAGAAAATTGTCGCAGCAGGGTACAAAACATGATCCCAACTTGTTTCACATGTTTGAGTCCTCGTGCTATTAGGTTCAAAGTCAGTATAAAGCCCAAAATAGAAGAAATCAACAGTCGGTTAGATAAACTTTGTGAAAAACGTAATCTTGGGTTGACAGCAGCAATTTGTGGAAGCTCATCAAGTGCTCCATACCGAAGAGTAACACAAACATGTGTGCCAAATGAACCTGCTGTTTATGGgagagatgaagataaagcCAGAATACTTGAAATGATGTTTAGGGATGAACCAAGCAGTGCCAAATTTCGTGTGATAACCATTGTTGGAATGGGAGGAATTGGCAAAACTACGCTTGCTCGAGAAGTCTACAATGACAAGGAGGTGAAAGATTTCAACCCAAAAGTGTGGGTTTCTGTCTCTTATGATTTTGATGTTCTAAGAATCTCCAAGGCAATCCTCGAGTCAATCAACCTTTACCCATGCAGTTTAATGGATTTAAATCCAATTCAGCTTGCACTAACAGAGCAAGTACGTGATAAAAAATTCCTGCTTCTTTTAGATGATGTTTGGAGTGAAGCAGATATTAATGAAAAGTGGGAATCCTTGAAATCTCCTTTTATGGTGGGAGCGCTTGGAAGTAAGATAATTGTGACAACACGCCATAAAAGTGTAGCATCAACAATGGGAAACGGTGAATGTTATAACTTGGAGCTTCTTTCAGACCATGACTGTTGGGCAATATTCAACAAACATGCATTTCAGGAAAAAGACATTGATCCAAATGGAATTTCAGACTCTGTTCGTgagaaaattgttgaaaagtgCAGAGGTTTGCCCTTAGCCGCAAAGACTCTTGGTGGCCTTCTACGTTCTGAGGAGATACATAAATGGAAATCTATACTGGATGAGAAGTTATCAGATGAAAATAATACGATTCTTCCGGTATTAAGATTAAGCTATAGTCATCTTCCTTTCTATTTAAAAAGATGTTTTGCATATTGTGCAATTTTTCCCAAGAATTACGAGTTCATTGAGAAGCATCTCATATTTTTATGGATGACACAAGGCCTAATTCAACCATCAGAAACCAATAAGAACCTGGAAGAAATAGGTGGTATGTACTTTCACAATCTGTTGTCAAGATCCCTTTTTCAAAAATCAGGAAAAGATGGTTCAACAGTTATAATGCATGATCTTGTCCATGATCTAGCCCTATGGGTTTCTCAAAGAACATGCTTAGAGCTGAACAATAAATTGGATCATAGGGAGGAATGTGTCAATATGGCTCGATATTCTTCTTACACTTCTAGTAATTACGATGGTAAGCATAAATTTGAAGTCCTTAGCGAAGCCAAGCGCATAAGGACATTCTTGCCACTGCGTCTATATGATGATGGTACTCGCTACATAACCTCTTTAgttgtttatgatattttgccAAAGCTGAAAAAACTGAGGATGCTATCTTTAGCAACATATAATATCACTAAGCTACCAGATTCAATAGGAAGCTTAATTCATTTGAGGTATCTCAACCTTTCTCAAACGAAGATCAGATATTTACCAGAGTCAACAAGTTCATTGTACaacttgcaaatttttttactaaCAGATTGTTGTTTCCTCTTGAAGCTACCTACCAAGATGAGGAATTTGATCAATCTACGTCATCTTGATATATCAGGTGCAAATTTGATATCAGAAATGCCTTTAGGAATGAAATATTTGACACGTCTCCAaacattatccaattttatagTGGGGAAAGGTATTGGATCTGGTTTAGAAGATTTGAAGTATTTAAAGGATCTTGGTGAAAAGCTTTGTATCTCAAAGCTAGAGAATTCACAGTGTCCAAGAGCATTGATATTAGGAGATAAGGATAAGCTAAAAGTCTTGGTGTTGGAATGGAGTCCTGATCTTGATAATTCAAGAGACAAAGCAGCAGAAAAATATGTTCTTGAAATGCTGCAGCCTCATGAGAAGCTGGAAGAACTCACAATCAAATATTATGCGGGCACTGAGTTTCCACCTTGGGTGGGGGATTGCTCGTTATCCTCGACACCAGTGGAATTAAGAGTCCTAAGGTTGGAGAGTTGTAAAAACTGCACTTCTTTGCCTTCACTTGGGTTATTTACATCACTAAAAGAACTCACGATCAAGGACATGGCCGGTATAAAACAGATTGGTTCGGAAATATATGGGGAGGGTAGCTTTCAATCATTGGAGAatctttattttgatgatatggAAGAATGGGAGCATTGGGATCCTATTGACCAAAATGAGACTATTCAAATATTCCCTCGCCTTCAGAAGCTTTCCATAAAAAATTGCCCCAAACTCTCTCGAGCACCACTTAATCATCTTCAGTCATTGGAGAAACTTGTGATTTTTAATTGCCTGCAGTTGGTGGCTTCCTTCTTGGGCAGCCTTCCAAGGCTGTGTGAATTAGAAATAGATGGATGCAAAGAGATGACTTGCAACAGTCTAACTGGTTCCAAATCACTGAAATCTATGACTCTTTCAGATTTTTCTGAGTTTGGCAACTGGTTGAGACTAGAACCATCTACCCTCACCTCCCTCCAATCGCTATGTATTCCAAACTGCAGGGCTCTGACATCCTTACCTGAAGGTCTGAAGAATTTTTCTCATCTTGAATGTTTAGAGAATGCAGGTTGTGATTCTCTAACATCTATTGTGAGAGAGCAATTGCCTTCATCATTAAAGAGGTTTTCTGTATCAGATTGTATGAATCTGCAATGTGTGTTTGACAGTATAGcggattcttcttcttcaatgagTAATGAATCTTCTCTTGACTATATGTCAATCTCCAACTGCCCAACTCTCAAGTGCTTATCATTGGAAGGCCAATCATTTGCAGAACTAAAAACTCTTGAGATTTGGAATTGCCCATTGCTCATATCATTATCACCAAGGGGTGAGTTACCGGCAGCAATCAAACACCTTCAGATTTGGAAATGCACAGAGTTCACAACCTTAGTCAGAGACAAGTTACCTGAGATGATTGAGTTCCTGCAAATCGACAGGTGCCCGAAGCTAGAGTCAATAGCAGGAAGGTTTCATAATAACCTGTCTCTTCGTTTCGTCCGGATTTCAAATTGCAAAAAACTTCAGTCCTTCCCTGATGGTTTACAAAGTCTTAGTGGTCTTCATGGGATTGAAATAAATGACTGTCCAAGTCTTGTTTTCTTCCCACAAGGAGGGCTTCCAACCTCCATTTTCAGTGTTTCAATTCGTAATTGTGAGAAACTTGGAGCTTTACCCGGCAGCATGAACAAGCTCAACTGTCTTCAGGAACTAACCATTCACAAATGTCCAAGAATCCGATCAATTCCTGCAGAAAGTCTCCCCATCAACCTAACATCACTCTCGGTTGAAAATCAGAATACCAGTGAATCATCGCTCGTTGACTGGAAGTTGCAGAGGTTGAGAAGTCTTAAACATCTTTCAATTCTTGGATGCTCAGATGCAGTGTGTTTTCCACCTGAGAAAATGATACTGCCCTCCTCTTTAATTAAGCTGGATATTCAGAACTTCCAGAAATTGAAAGACCTATTTCCCCAGGGTTTCGAAAGCCTCACTTGTCTAGAACATTTATTAATTGGAGAGTGCCCGCTTCTCGCATCCCTTCCAAAGGGTGGTCTTCCATCTTCACTCTTACAATTGCGTATTTTTGGTTGTCCTGTGCTGGAAAAAAGGTGCAGAAGGAATAAAGGAAAAGACTGGTCTAAGATATCTCACATTCCTTTTGTTGAGATAGATCACAAATTCATTTATGAGGAGTAA